The Acidianus infernus genome window below encodes:
- the carB gene encoding carbamoyl-phosphate synthase (glutamine-hydrolyzing) large subunit: MVDLKKVLVVGSGPIKVAEAAEFDYSGSQALKALKEEGIQTILVNSNVATVQTSYKMADKIYMLPVTWWAIEKVIEQERPDGIMIGFGGQTALNVGVDLYKRGILQKYGVKVLGTPIEGIEKALSREKFRETMINVNLPVPPSLSAKTEEEAIQKAREIGYPVMVRVSFNLGGRGSTVAWDEEMLRRDIGRAFSQSYTHEVLIEKYLYHWKEIEYEVMRDSKGNSAVIACIENLDPMGVHTGESTVVAPCQTLDNQEYQDMRTKAELVAKSIDLVGECNVQFALDPNSYTHYIIETNPRMSRSSALASKATGYPLAYVSAKLALGYSLYEVLNKVSGSTCACFEPSLDYIVIKIPRWDLQKFENAEMSLGTEMKSIGEVMSIGRSFEEALQKAVRMLDIGEPGVVGGKVYNSLLTKNELLKYLKERYPYWFLYAAKAFKEGATIDEVYEATGIDKFFLNKIKKLVEFYENLKEVSKDTLIEAKKLGFSDEQIAKKVNKSVEEIRKIREIEGIKPVVKQIDTLAGEWPAVTNYLYLTYNGSEDDIEFSTNANKLLILGAGGFRIGVSVEFDWSVVSLLDAASKYFDEVAILNYNPETVSTDWDVAKKLYFDELTLERILDIVNKENFRYVATFTGGQIGNDLAKLLEDSGIRLLGTAGHSVDIAEDREKFSKLLDKLGIKQPPWISASSIEEVKKFVGEVGFPLLIRPSYVLSGSSMRIVYNEQELFNFINNLKISTKYPIVISKYLDNAIEAEIDAASDGRGVIGVVIEHVEEAGVHSGDATMSIPTRKLEEGVVKQMKEYALQIAREIEIKGPFNLQFVVKDNTPYIIELNLRASRSMPFSSKAKGVNIIEKALDAIINGLNLDEFYEPPSKAWAVKSPQFSWTQIRGGYPMLGPEMRSTGEAAAFGIDFYDALVKSWLSVTPNKLPEKGKYALVYGIGNEEYLKEAANNLRKYGMEVITLKEVPLKDEEEVDSRTAVDLITTSKIGIIITNGYLKNIDYYVRREAVDYNVPLVLNGRLGKELTQGFLNSRLTYYEMRDYGGGI, from the coding sequence GTGGTAGACCTTAAAAAGGTATTAGTTGTAGGTTCAGGACCAATAAAAGTGGCAGAAGCTGCAGAATTTGATTATAGTGGTAGTCAAGCATTAAAAGCGCTTAAGGAAGAGGGAATACAGACAATATTAGTAAACTCTAACGTGGCAACAGTTCAAACTAGTTATAAAATGGCAGATAAGATATACATGTTACCAGTCACATGGTGGGCAATAGAGAAGGTCATTGAGCAAGAGAGACCTGACGGCATAATGATAGGCTTTGGAGGACAGACCGCGTTAAACGTAGGTGTGGATTTATATAAAAGAGGTATCCTACAAAAGTACGGAGTAAAGGTATTAGGGACTCCGATCGAAGGAATAGAAAAGGCATTAAGTAGGGAAAAATTCAGGGAAACGATGATTAATGTTAATTTACCAGTACCTCCAAGTTTATCTGCTAAAACTGAGGAAGAGGCTATACAGAAGGCTAGGGAAATAGGATACCCAGTAATGGTTAGAGTAAGTTTTAACTTAGGAGGTAGGGGATCTACAGTAGCTTGGGACGAGGAAATGCTTAGAAGGGACATAGGAAGAGCATTTTCTCAGAGTTACACTCATGAAGTATTAATAGAGAAATACTTGTACCATTGGAAGGAAATTGAATATGAAGTAATGAGAGACAGTAAAGGAAATTCTGCTGTAATAGCTTGTATAGAGAATTTAGATCCTATGGGAGTGCATACTGGAGAATCTACAGTAGTTGCGCCGTGCCAAACTTTGGATAATCAAGAATACCAAGACATGAGGACTAAGGCCGAACTCGTAGCAAAATCCATTGATTTAGTAGGAGAATGTAATGTACAGTTTGCTCTCGATCCTAATAGTTATACTCATTATATTATTGAGACGAATCCAAGGATGTCTAGGAGTAGTGCCTTAGCCAGTAAAGCTACAGGATATCCTTTGGCATATGTTTCCGCAAAGTTAGCTTTAGGATATTCTTTATATGAAGTTTTGAACAAGGTTTCTGGTTCAACGTGCGCGTGCTTCGAGCCAAGTTTAGATTATATAGTAATTAAAATACCAAGATGGGACTTACAGAAGTTTGAAAACGCGGAGATGTCGCTAGGAACAGAAATGAAAAGTATAGGAGAAGTCATGAGCATAGGAAGATCGTTTGAAGAGGCGTTACAAAAGGCTGTAAGGATGTTAGACATTGGAGAGCCGGGAGTTGTTGGAGGAAAGGTATATAATTCACTTCTAACTAAGAATGAACTTCTAAAATACTTGAAAGAAAGGTATCCATACTGGTTCTTGTATGCTGCTAAGGCCTTTAAAGAAGGAGCTACAATAGACGAAGTATATGAGGCAACGGGTATAGATAAGTTCTTCCTTAATAAAATAAAGAAATTAGTTGAATTTTACGAGAATTTAAAAGAAGTGAGCAAAGATACATTAATTGAAGCTAAAAAGCTAGGATTTAGTGACGAGCAAATTGCTAAGAAAGTGAATAAGAGTGTAGAAGAGATTAGGAAAATAAGGGAGATAGAAGGAATAAAACCAGTAGTTAAGCAAATAGACACTTTAGCTGGAGAATGGCCTGCGGTAACTAATTACCTTTATTTAACATATAATGGCAGCGAAGATGACATAGAATTTTCAACTAACGCAAACAAGTTACTAATCCTTGGAGCAGGAGGATTTAGGATAGGAGTTTCTGTAGAATTTGATTGGAGCGTAGTAAGTTTACTCGATGCTGCATCAAAATACTTTGATGAAGTAGCAATACTTAATTATAACCCGGAGACAGTGTCAACTGACTGGGACGTTGCAAAGAAATTATACTTTGATGAATTAACGTTAGAAAGAATACTCGACATTGTGAACAAAGAGAACTTTAGGTATGTAGCAACCTTTACTGGAGGGCAAATAGGAAACGATTTAGCTAAACTGTTAGAAGATTCTGGAATTAGATTATTAGGTACAGCAGGGCATAGTGTAGACATAGCAGAAGATAGGGAAAAGTTCTCTAAGCTTCTTGATAAATTAGGCATAAAACAACCGCCGTGGATTTCTGCATCATCTATAGAAGAAGTTAAGAAATTCGTTGGAGAAGTTGGATTCCCATTATTAATTAGGCCAAGTTACGTACTAAGCGGATCTTCCATGAGAATAGTTTATAACGAGCAAGAATTATTTAATTTCATCAATAACTTGAAAATCTCAACTAAATATCCAATTGTTATATCAAAGTATTTGGATAATGCAATAGAAGCAGAAATAGATGCCGCAAGTGACGGAAGAGGAGTAATAGGAGTAGTCATTGAACATGTTGAAGAAGCAGGCGTTCATAGCGGAGATGCTACTATGAGTATACCAACTAGAAAATTAGAAGAAGGAGTAGTTAAGCAAATGAAGGAATATGCGTTACAAATAGCTAGAGAAATTGAAATTAAGGGACCTTTCAATTTACAATTTGTGGTAAAAGATAATACTCCTTATATTATAGAGCTGAACTTAAGGGCTAGTAGATCTATGCCATTCAGCAGTAAGGCTAAAGGAGTTAATATAATAGAGAAGGCACTAGATGCAATAATAAATGGCTTAAACCTTGACGAGTTTTATGAACCACCGTCAAAGGCTTGGGCAGTTAAATCTCCTCAGTTCTCTTGGACGCAAATAAGGGGAGGATATCCAATGTTAGGGCCAGAGATGAGAAGTACTGGTGAAGCAGCAGCTTTCGGAATTGATTTTTACGATGCGTTAGTTAAGAGTTGGCTATCAGTCACTCCTAATAAATTACCAGAAAAAGGAAAATATGCCTTAGTTTATGGGATAGGAAACGAAGAGTACCTAAAGGAGGCTGCAAATAATTTAAGGAAATACGGTATGGAAGTTATAACCTTAAAGGAAGTGCCATTAAAGGATGAGGAAGAGGTAGATTCGAGGACTGCCGTAGATTTAATTACTACCTCTAAAATAGGCATTATAATTACTAACGGTTACTTAAAGAATATAGATTACTACGTTAGAAGGGAGGCAGTGGATTATAATGTACCATTAGTACTTAACGGAAGGCTTGGTAAGGAACTTACTCAAGGTTTTCTCAATTCAAGGTTAACGTATTATGAAATGAGGGATTACGGTGGTGGAATATGA
- the purM gene encoding phosphoribosylformylglycinamidine cyclo-ligase, which translates to MVSEYKKAGVDLNKIKEIHEYIAKEISSTYRNVLLGAGHYSGVINYNGIKLALHTDGVGTKTLLALKSGIFEPVGIDCVAMNVNDLVSIGARPLALVDYLAMEKPMDDVVKGVMKGLVKGAIESEAEIVGGETAIMKDVINGFDLSCTALGVVDEIKDGHDVKPGDVILGLRSNGIHSNGYSLVRKLIDDGKISFEDWKEEIMKPTKIYVKPILSVLPMIKAAAHITGGSFSKLRRITNYHIELKMPEPQDIFKEIEKAGVSHEEMYKVFNMGIGMVVFTSPEYKDDVMKNIQKFVEVYEIGKVSEGSGITIFTYKNAVLYL; encoded by the coding sequence ATGGTGAGTGAATACAAAAAAGCTGGAGTAGATTTAAATAAAATTAAAGAAATTCATGAATATATTGCTAAGGAGATTTCGTCAACGTATAGGAATGTTTTGTTGGGGGCAGGGCACTATTCTGGAGTAATAAATTATAATGGAATAAAATTAGCTTTACACACTGACGGCGTTGGAACTAAGACTCTTTTAGCGCTTAAATCAGGGATATTTGAACCAGTAGGTATTGATTGCGTTGCCATGAACGTTAACGATTTAGTTTCTATAGGAGCAAGGCCATTAGCGTTAGTTGATTATCTTGCAATGGAAAAACCAATGGACGACGTAGTAAAGGGAGTAATGAAAGGCTTAGTTAAAGGTGCTATTGAGTCTGAAGCAGAAATAGTTGGAGGTGAAACTGCTATAATGAAAGATGTAATAAACGGTTTCGATTTATCGTGTACTGCATTAGGAGTTGTAGATGAGATAAAAGATGGACATGATGTTAAGCCCGGGGATGTAATACTTGGTTTAAGAAGTAATGGTATTCATTCAAACGGATATTCTTTAGTTAGAAAATTAATAGACGATGGAAAGATTTCGTTTGAGGATTGGAAAGAAGAGATTATGAAGCCTACTAAAATATACGTTAAACCTATACTTTCAGTTTTACCAATGATAAAGGCCGCCGCTCATATAACTGGTGGTTCATTTTCTAAGCTTAGGAGGATAACGAATTATCATATAGAACTTAAAATGCCAGAACCACAGGATATATTCAAAGAAATTGAGAAAGCCGGAGTCTCTCACGAGGAAATGTATAAAGTTTTCAACATGGGCATTGGTATGGTTGTTTTCACCTCTCCAGAGTATAAGGACGATGTAATGAAAAATATTCAGAAATTCGTCGAAGTTTATGAAATTGGAAAAGTTTCAGAAGGTAGTGGTATAACAATCTTTACATATAAGAACGCTGTTCTCTATTTATAG
- a CDS encoding 3-hydroxyacyl-CoA dehydrogenase family protein, producing MIKRVSVIGAGLIGSGWATLLATKGYEVSLYTDKKETLDKGIAKIKSYLEVMKNMNLVDKEPDYYMKNISPTLNMDEAIEGTDFVIEAIIEDYDAKKKVFSYLDEKLDKNVILSSSTSGLLMTEIQKAMKRYPERSVIAHPWNPPHLLPLVEIVPGEKTSQETLNVTKDFMEKLDRVVVVLKKEIPGFLGNRLAFALFREAVYLVDEGVATVEDIDKVMTAAIGLRWAFMGPFLTYHLGGGEGGLEYFFSRGFGYGANEWMHTLAKYDKFPYTGVVKAVQQMKEYSFIKGKSFQELSKWRDEKLFQIYKIVWGDKKQNSNGENNK from the coding sequence ATGATAAAACGTGTTAGCGTAATAGGTGCAGGTTTAATAGGTTCCGGTTGGGCTACACTATTAGCAACTAAAGGCTATGAAGTTTCTCTATATACAGATAAGAAAGAAACTTTGGATAAAGGAATTGCAAAGATAAAATCTTACTTAGAAGTTATGAAAAACATGAACTTAGTGGATAAGGAACCGGATTATTACATGAAAAATATTAGCCCTACTCTTAACATGGACGAAGCAATTGAAGGAACAGATTTCGTTATTGAGGCAATAATAGAGGATTATGATGCTAAAAAGAAAGTCTTCTCTTATTTAGATGAAAAACTGGATAAGAACGTGATATTAAGTAGTAGCACTTCTGGGTTGCTAATGACAGAGATTCAGAAAGCAATGAAAAGATATCCAGAAAGAAGTGTAATAGCACATCCATGGAATCCACCGCATTTGTTACCTCTAGTTGAGATAGTTCCTGGAGAAAAAACATCACAAGAAACCCTTAATGTAACTAAAGATTTCATGGAGAAGTTAGATAGAGTAGTAGTGGTCCTAAAGAAGGAAATCCCCGGATTTTTAGGCAATAGGTTAGCTTTTGCATTATTTAGAGAAGCAGTATACCTAGTAGATGAAGGTGTTGCTACTGTAGAGGACATAGATAAAGTAATGACAGCAGCAATAGGCTTAAGATGGGCTTTCATGGGTCCTTTCTTAACTTACCATTTAGGCGGAGGAGAAGGAGGGTTAGAATACTTCTTTAGCAGAGGTTTTGGTTACGGTGCAAATGAATGGATGCATACTTTAGCTAAATATGATAAGTTTCCTTATACTGGAGTAGTGAAAGCTGTACAGCAAATGAAGGAATATAGTTTCATTAAAGGAAAAAGCTTTCAGGAATTATCAAAATGGAGAGATGAAAAATTGTTCCAAATATATAAAATAGTATGGGGAGATAAGAAACAAAATTCTAATGGAGAAAATAATAAATAA
- a CDS encoding argininosuccinate synthase: MKIVLAYSGGLDTTVSIRWLKEKYQADVITVSVDVGQKEDFKKLEERAYIAGSSKHYTIDAKEEFVEKFVKYDIIMNGLYEDVYPLSTALARPLIAEKVVEIAKKEGTEYIAHGSTSKGNDQVRFDLAIKAHMPDAKIITPARSWNMTRETEIKYAKERGIPIKEESNKYSIDENLWGRSIEGDIIEDPSKEVPEDAFELTRKTSTKSKEKIIITFEKGVPVALNGEKMPLLNLIDNLNKIAGSLGFGRVDHLENRVVGFKSREVYEAPAALCLIYAHKDLEKTVYTPLELRFKKSIDSQWSDLVYQGLWYEPLRETLQKVGVDMNNWVTGEVEVEIGENGLRILGRNSPYSPYSDKIASYNKGWYPTEEMAKGFIEIWGMHSLLARKVRSS; this comes from the coding sequence ATGAAAATAGTTTTAGCTTACTCGGGAGGGTTAGATACTACAGTATCTATAAGATGGCTTAAGGAAAAATATCAAGCTGATGTGATAACTGTAAGCGTTGATGTAGGACAGAAAGAGGATTTTAAAAAATTAGAAGAAAGAGCTTACATAGCTGGTTCGTCTAAGCATTATACAATAGATGCTAAAGAAGAATTTGTAGAAAAATTCGTGAAATATGATATCATAATGAATGGTCTTTATGAAGATGTTTACCCATTATCAACAGCTTTAGCAAGGCCTTTAATAGCAGAAAAAGTTGTAGAAATAGCTAAAAAAGAAGGAACAGAATACATAGCTCACGGCTCAACGTCTAAAGGTAACGATCAAGTAAGGTTTGATTTAGCAATTAAGGCGCACATGCCAGACGCGAAAATAATAACGCCTGCAAGAAGTTGGAATATGACCAGGGAAACAGAAATCAAATATGCTAAAGAACGCGGAATTCCAATAAAAGAAGAGAGTAATAAATATAGCATAGATGAGAATCTATGGGGCAGAAGTATTGAAGGCGACATAATTGAAGACCCTTCAAAGGAAGTCCCAGAAGACGCATTTGAATTGACAAGAAAAACATCGACAAAAAGTAAAGAGAAAATCATCATAACTTTTGAGAAAGGAGTACCAGTTGCGTTAAATGGAGAAAAAATGCCTTTATTAAATTTAATAGATAACCTAAATAAGATAGCTGGAAGCTTAGGCTTTGGAAGGGTGGATCACTTAGAAAATAGGGTTGTAGGATTTAAATCCAGGGAAGTTTACGAAGCACCAGCGGCTCTTTGTCTAATTTATGCTCATAAGGATTTGGAAAAAACTGTTTACACTCCATTAGAGCTTAGGTTTAAGAAAAGCATAGATTCTCAATGGAGTGACTTAGTTTATCAAGGTTTATGGTACGAACCTTTGAGGGAAACTTTACAAAAAGTTGGAGTTGATATGAATAATTGGGTTACTGGAGAAGTAGAAGTGGAGATTGGAGAAAACGGTTTAAGAATACTGGGCAGGAATTCTCCTTACTCTCCTTACTCCGATAAGATAGCATCATATAATAAGGGGTGGTATCCTACAGAAGAGATGGCTAAGGGATTCATAGAAATTTGGGGAATGCACTCACTATTAGCTAGGAAGGTGAGGAGTTCTTAA
- a CDS encoding ribbon-helix-helix domain-containing protein encodes MIIMRKVISVRLKEELVREVDRKYKELGFDNRTEFIKEALKFYLTKKLGKIS; translated from the coding sequence ATGATTATTATGAGGAAAGTAATTAGTGTAAGATTAAAAGAAGAGCTGGTAAGAGAAGTTGACAGAAAATATAAAGAATTAGGCTTCGATAATAGAACGGAGTTCATAAAAGAAGCACTAAAATTCTATTTAACTAAGAAGCTTGGTAAAATTTCATAA
- the lysX gene encoding lysine biosynthesis protein LysX codes for MRVALVVDIIRQEEKMIVKSLNDKGIQYDVINVAQEPLPFNRALDRYDVALIRAISMYRSLYSAAVFESVGVHTINSSEVITVAGDKILTYSKLFKAGVPIPDSVIAMSPDATLKAYEQIGFPLIDKPPIGSWGRMVSLIRDIFEGKTIIEHREMLGNSALKVHIVQEYIKEKNRDIRCIVIGKELLGCYARNIPPNEWRANVALGGTPSPIIIDEKLRETALKAASVVNGEFISIDILEHSSKGYVINELNDTPEFKGFMLATGINVAEKLVDYIVSNFS; via the coding sequence ATGAGGGTAGCTTTAGTAGTAGATATAATAAGGCAAGAGGAAAAAATGATAGTAAAAAGTTTAAACGATAAAGGAATTCAATATGACGTAATAAATGTAGCACAAGAGCCTCTGCCATTCAATAGAGCTTTAGATAGATATGACGTGGCACTAATTAGGGCTATTAGTATGTATAGATCTCTTTACTCTGCTGCAGTATTTGAAAGCGTAGGAGTTCATACGATAAATTCTTCCGAAGTAATTACTGTGGCAGGAGATAAAATACTAACGTATTCTAAGCTTTTCAAGGCTGGAGTTCCTATACCAGATTCAGTAATAGCAATGTCTCCAGATGCTACATTAAAGGCATATGAACAAATAGGATTTCCATTGATAGATAAACCACCAATAGGAAGCTGGGGTAGAATGGTATCTTTAATAAGGGATATATTTGAGGGAAAAACAATTATAGAGCACAGGGAAATGCTAGGAAATTCTGCACTAAAAGTTCATATAGTTCAAGAATACATCAAAGAGAAAAATAGGGATATAAGATGTATAGTTATAGGTAAGGAATTGTTAGGTTGTTACGCTAGAAATATCCCTCCAAATGAATGGAGAGCTAATGTAGCTCTGGGAGGCACTCCTTCGCCAATAATAATTGATGAGAAATTAAGAGAGACTGCATTAAAGGCTGCTAGCGTAGTAAACGGAGAGTTCATTTCAATAGACATACTAGAGCATTCAAGTAAAGGTTATGTGATAAATGAACTTAATGACACGCCAGAATTTAAAGGATTTATGCTAGCTACTGGCATAAACGTTGCCGAAAAACTTGTTGATTACATTGTTTCAAACTTTTCCTAA
- the argH gene encoding argininosuccinate lyase has product MLYRKWGSSEDEVVLFTSSIDSDKEIIEEVKLTMKAHVIELYLNKIISKEIAGKILSAINDFKEIPSGYEDVHEALEDYIIKKVGEEGGWIGLGRSRNDHVATALRLKAREELLSILDEIIKLREVLLNKAEQFLNVIFPAFTHLQPAQPTTFGHYLSYIEEELYSAWEIIFSNLKLVNRSPLGSGAIVGSTVNINREREAEMLGFDDIITNTISASSSRIDLISSVSGMVILSLILSRIAEDMIIFSSMKLVKLPDNQVSTSSLMPQKRNPVTMEIMRAKAGELIGFFTSLSSIYKGLPSGYDLDMQEMNKYYWYSFNYVKSSLSVMKSLFENIEILPATLDNSMLATDEAESISLQGIPYRKAYFEVSSKVMKGIFTPSINFKESINLKKTEGSPNPEILKNDIKKAKDRIEENKMRLNEFKTKISNKISQLKAIENDLQEGL; this is encoded by the coding sequence ATGCTTTATAGGAAATGGGGCTCTTCAGAAGATGAGGTTGTTTTATTTACTTCATCTATAGATTCTGATAAAGAGATAATAGAGGAAGTTAAGTTAACTATGAAAGCTCATGTAATAGAACTTTATTTGAACAAGATAATAAGTAAAGAAATAGCTGGAAAAATACTCTCTGCTATAAACGATTTTAAGGAAATTCCAAGTGGTTATGAAGACGTCCACGAGGCATTAGAGGATTATATAATAAAGAAAGTCGGAGAAGAAGGGGGATGGATAGGATTAGGTAGAAGTAGGAACGACCACGTAGCAACTGCATTGAGGTTGAAAGCCAGAGAAGAATTGCTTTCAATATTAGATGAAATAATAAAATTAAGGGAAGTTCTATTAAATAAGGCTGAGCAATTTCTTAATGTTATATTTCCAGCTTTCACCCACTTGCAACCTGCACAACCTACAACTTTTGGGCATTATTTGAGCTATATAGAGGAAGAGCTTTACTCAGCTTGGGAAATAATATTTTCAAACTTAAAGCTAGTAAATAGGTCTCCATTAGGCAGTGGAGCAATAGTTGGAAGCACTGTGAATATAAATAGAGAAAGGGAGGCAGAAATGTTAGGCTTTGACGATATAATAACTAACACTATTTCGGCATCGTCTTCAAGAATAGACTTAATTTCATCTGTAAGTGGCATGGTAATCCTAAGTTTAATACTAAGCAGGATTGCAGAAGATATGATAATATTCTCCTCAATGAAATTAGTTAAACTTCCAGACAATCAAGTAAGTACTAGTAGTTTAATGCCACAGAAAAGGAACCCGGTAACTATGGAAATAATGAGAGCTAAGGCGGGAGAATTAATAGGCTTCTTCACATCTTTATCGTCAATATATAAGGGATTGCCCTCAGGCTATGATTTAGATATGCAGGAAATGAACAAGTACTATTGGTATTCCTTCAATTATGTAAAGAGTTCTCTCTCTGTCATGAAATCTTTATTTGAGAACATTGAGATTTTACCTGCTACTCTTGATAATTCAATGTTAGCTACTGACGAAGCTGAGAGCATTTCTTTGCAGGGTATTCCTTATAGAAAAGCTTATTTTGAAGTCTCTTCTAAAGTTATGAAGGGCATCTTTACTCCTTCAATAAATTTCAAAGAATCTATAAATTTAAAGAAAACTGAAGGATCTCCAAATCCTGAAATACTTAAAAATGATATTAAGAAGGCAAAAGATAGAATTGAGGAAAATAAAATGAGACTAAATGAATTCAAGACAAAAATTTCAAATAAAATATCCCAATTAAAGGCGATTGAAAATGATTTGCAAGAGGGGCTATAA
- a CDS encoding haloacid dehalogenase, with amino-acid sequence MIEEIQSYLVRIEKKLTERFDNREKLLLLSRELIRVCGETISLSHRQKKEEALKKYEEAVQKAKEIEQIVNQYPELLYGDVGTSFQELAEASVVINMYFGGKLYLADELGIPDMYYVLGIADAVGEMRRAILEFLRKGDYENADKFFNYMETIYEELWKFEYPKSLIPGLRQKIDALRRILEETRHDLFLAKLGKV; translated from the coding sequence ATGATAGAAGAAATACAGAGTTATTTAGTCAGGATAGAGAAAAAACTCACAGAAAGATTTGATAATAGGGAGAAACTTCTCCTCTTGTCTAGAGAATTGATAAGAGTTTGCGGAGAAACAATCTCGCTTTCGCATAGACAAAAGAAGGAAGAAGCATTAAAGAAATATGAGGAGGCAGTACAGAAAGCCAAGGAGATTGAACAAATAGTTAACCAATATCCAGAATTACTTTACGGTGATGTCGGTACTTCTTTTCAAGAACTTGCTGAGGCTAGCGTGGTAATTAATATGTATTTCGGCGGGAAGTTATACCTTGCTGATGAGCTAGGAATTCCAGACATGTACTATGTATTAGGCATAGCAGATGCAGTTGGCGAAATGAGAAGGGCAATTCTAGAGTTCCTTAGGAAAGGGGATTATGAAAATGCGGATAAATTCTTCAACTACATGGAAACAATCTATGAGGAATTATGGAAGTTTGAATACCCAAAGTCGTTAATCCCTGGTTTAAGGCAAAAAATCGACGCTTTAAGGAGAATTTTAGAAGAAACCAGACATGACTTATTTCTAGCTAAATTAGGAAAAGTTTGA
- the carA gene encoding glutamine-hydrolyzing carbamoyl-phosphate synthase small subunit, with amino-acid sequence MICKRGYKGYIYLEDGTLIEGCGFGAKGIRAGEVVFTTSMNGYPESLTDPSYRGQILIITHPLVGNYGIPKPIVENGILRNFESERIQVEGLVVAEETDPYKWNSQMSLHDWLKSEGVPGVSDVDTRMLVKKVRNKGVMMGVISSGIELDEPKKYLEKKYDEIDFTQFTSPKSPIIHQGSGKGIIVVVDCGIKHGILYQLNSRGYTVVRVPCNFTANQIMDYSPQGVVFGNGPGNPKLLQGLIKTYKDIVEYKIPIMGICLGHQITSLALGGNVRKMKYGHRAINKPIIDVTDNKCYITTHNHGYGVFKEDVPKDMKVWFYNPDDGVVEGMIHNKLPIITTQFHPEARPGPWDVTWVFDKFKKVIESGRP; translated from the coding sequence ATGATTTGCAAGAGGGGCTATAAAGGCTATATATATCTTGAAGACGGAACACTAATTGAAGGTTGTGGTTTTGGAGCTAAGGGAATAAGAGCAGGTGAAGTAGTTTTTACTACTTCAATGAACGGTTACCCAGAGAGTTTAACAGATCCATCTTACAGAGGGCAAATACTAATAATTACACATCCGCTAGTAGGTAATTACGGAATTCCTAAACCCATAGTAGAAAACGGAATTTTAAGGAATTTTGAGTCTGAAAGAATACAAGTTGAAGGTTTAGTAGTTGCAGAGGAGACAGATCCATATAAGTGGAATTCGCAAATGTCCCTTCACGATTGGTTAAAATCTGAAGGAGTTCCTGGAGTTTCAGACGTTGATACAAGAATGCTAGTAAAGAAGGTCAGGAATAAGGGAGTAATGATGGGTGTAATATCCTCTGGAATAGAATTAGATGAGCCTAAGAAATATTTGGAAAAGAAATACGATGAAATAGACTTTACTCAATTTACTTCGCCCAAATCACCTATAATTCATCAAGGTAGTGGAAAAGGAATAATAGTAGTTGTAGATTGCGGAATAAAACACGGCATACTTTATCAGCTAAACTCTAGGGGATATACTGTAGTAAGAGTACCATGCAATTTTACTGCAAACCAAATCATGGATTATTCTCCTCAAGGCGTGGTATTTGGTAATGGTCCGGGAAATCCAAAATTACTCCAAGGACTGATAAAAACTTACAAGGACATTGTAGAATATAAAATTCCTATAATGGGAATTTGTTTAGGCCACCAGATTACTTCCCTAGCTTTGGGAGGAAATGTAAGGAAAATGAAGTATGGCCATAGAGCGATAAATAAGCCCATCATAGATGTCACTGATAATAAATGTTATATTACAACGCATAATCACGGCTATGGAGTGTTCAAGGAAGATGTTCCAAAGGATATGAAAGTCTGGTTCTATAATCCAGATGATGGAGTAGTTGAAGGAATGATACATAATAAACTACCTATAATTACTACTCAATTTCACCCAGAGGCTAGACCTGGCCCTTGGGATGTAACTTGGGTATTTGATAAATTTAAAAAGGTGATTGAAAGTGGTAGACCTTAA